One Deinococcus grandis DNA window includes the following coding sequences:
- the tnpC gene encoding IS66 family transposase has protein sequence MSEVPCPNCKRLEARVRELEAQLAEVLAELRTIKAQLARNSTTSSQPPSQDKPWQPKSERQKTGRSSGAQPDHPGKTLKMSAHPDVIVDLPVTGHCTCGQAWDDVPVDTQVARQVHDLPDLHLQVTEYRADVKICPGCRSRQRAPFPTHVTAQVQYGPRVHALTVYLNVAHFVPLERTSEILHAICGARPSDGTIALNLNLAAERLQDFEGRLRTALTHQPVLHADETGSPVNGKLHWMHVVSCAQLTFYGQHARRGLAALEHMKVLPKYTGILVHDAWSSYFKLPAQHALCGAHLLRELRGLAEHHGQVWAGALRESLRTVYHDLNAGTLSPEARTAFERRFDELLEEGLLANPAAPPVPGRRGPTKQSHGRNLALRCQQHRAAVLLFLHDCRVPFDNNQAERDVRAWCVKRKVSGGFRSEEGGCNFARIRSYMSTLQKQGLSVWEGLVSVFTGDVLMPNFNP, from the coding sequence ATCAGCGAGGTCCCCTGCCCAAACTGCAAACGACTCGAGGCACGCGTCCGTGAACTCGAAGCCCAGCTCGCTGAGGTGCTGGCTGAACTTCGCACCATCAAAGCTCAACTGGCCCGAAACAGCACCACATCCAGTCAGCCTCCCAGTCAGGACAAGCCCTGGCAGCCCAAGAGTGAGCGCCAGAAGACCGGCCGGTCTTCTGGCGCTCAACCCGATCACCCCGGCAAGACCCTCAAGATGTCCGCGCATCCCGACGTCATCGTCGATCTCCCGGTGACGGGACACTGCACCTGCGGGCAGGCCTGGGATGACGTTCCAGTCGACACCCAGGTCGCTCGACAGGTTCATGACCTCCCCGACCTCCACCTTCAGGTCACCGAATACCGCGCCGACGTCAAGATCTGCCCTGGATGTCGTTCCCGGCAGCGAGCACCCTTCCCCACGCACGTCACGGCTCAGGTGCAATACGGTCCACGGGTCCACGCCTTGACGGTGTATCTGAACGTGGCGCACTTCGTGCCCCTCGAACGCACCAGTGAAATCCTGCACGCAATCTGCGGAGCACGCCCGAGTGATGGCACCATCGCGCTGAACCTGAATCTGGCAGCGGAGCGACTGCAGGACTTTGAAGGGCGACTCAGGACAGCCCTGACACATCAACCGGTGCTGCATGCAGATGAGACCGGCAGCCCGGTGAACGGGAAGCTGCACTGGATGCATGTCGTGAGCTGCGCGCAGCTCACGTTCTACGGCCAGCATGCCCGGCGCGGCCTCGCGGCACTGGAGCACATGAAGGTCCTGCCGAAGTACACCGGCATCCTGGTCCACGACGCCTGGAGCTCGTACTTCAAACTTCCGGCACAGCATGCCCTGTGCGGAGCTCATCTGTTGCGGGAGCTGCGGGGATTGGCCGAACACCATGGGCAGGTGTGGGCTGGCGCACTTCGGGAATCGCTGAGGACGGTGTATCACGACCTGAACGCCGGGACGCTGAGCCCAGAGGCCCGCACGGCGTTTGAACGGCGATTTGATGAACTGCTTGAGGAGGGCTTGCTGGCCAACCCAGCCGCGCCGCCCGTTCCAGGGCGACGCGGTCCGACGAAGCAGTCACATGGGCGGAATCTGGCGTTGCGGTGCCAGCAGCACCGCGCAGCGGTGCTGCTGTTCCTACATGACTGCCGAGTGCCGTTTGATAACAATCAGGCGGAGCGGGACGTGCGGGCATGGTGCGTGAAACGCAAGGTATCTGGAGGATTCCGGTCCGAGGAGGGTGGGTGCAATTTCGCTCGGATCAGGAGTTACATGTCCACGTTGCAGAAGCAAGGTCTCAGCGTCTGGGAGGGCTTGGTCAGCGTGTTCACGGGTGACGTGCTCAT